The DNA region AGATAAAATAGAAAAAAGGATAATCATTGCATAAAAAGTAACAATAATTATTAGTATTTTTTGTATGCGTAAAAAGTTAAAAAATGatactccctccgttttttattataaattattttttacttttcacatgtattttaatataataattatggtataaaaaaagaaattataaaagattttataaaattgtcattcattaatgatattggaaagacaaattaatataattaaaatgagagagaataataaatacttaaaaatataataaaaaaataatattaattatttattggTATAAACGACTTATATTATGAtacaaaatattttccaaatcaatttataataaaaaacggatGTAATATTTAAAAAGGATCGAATGGAGCTTTTAGTAGTATTCATacaaatatttaaaaaataaacttAACTAAGGAAAAGTCCTTTTCCTAGAATGAAAGAAGGAAaagttttttttaataaagaAAATCAAGGAAAAGTATTTGAATATTAGCATTTAACAAAAGAAAGAAGCAACTAATCGGGTCAGTTTCTTGGACCAAGTTCATTGAAACTAAAGtccaaaaaaaaaatcaactaatgacaaaggaaaataaaaatctatcaaagaagtttgaaaatatgAAACCACCTTACTATACGTGAAACAAGCAATTAAAACAAACTTAAAAAATCCAAAATTAAATTCTAagatattaaaataataaaactaataaaaaataaagtATATGTTGAATTATAATATATTAACTGTTTAATTTCTATACTCACAAGTTGTTTTTCACAAAACAGAGATAAAGAAATGGTTCCATGGAATTCATTTCCATTAGAAATAATCTATCAATTATTTGGTTGGTTAGCTTTTCTTTCATGGTCGCTTGCTGGTTACCCTCAACTCATTTCAAATTTCCGTAGAAAAAGgtgaaaaaaataaattaatttgCATGTTTTTATTAATTTCATTCTCTATTTTCTTGTTTCTAACTTATAATAAGTGATTTTGGAAACAGTGTGGTTGGTTTAAGCTTAGATTATACAATCTTGAACTTCACAAAGCATTGGTCATATCTCATTTACAACGCTTCTCTCTTCTTTAGCCCTGTTATTCAGAAACAGTATTTTGAGAAATATGGTTATAGACAGgtaaaaaaaaatcttttttatATTATGATTTATAATTTTATACGGTGATCATGATCGTCAGTTAACAAATTTTAACTAACTTGTAACAAAATTAACTAACTAGTTTAATTAATCCGATCTAGTTTAATTAACGAATATTGATATTATTTGGCTGAATATTTTGATCAGAATCACATTAAAGTTTTGATTTGTTAATCGCAGATGATTTCTGTAGCTGCCAATGATGTTGCTTTCTCCACTCATTCCGTTATGATCAATTTGATTGTGTTGTGTCAATTTGCAATCTATGGAGTAATATAAGTTTAATCAATTTATTATTGAGTTTTTGATAATTCAAAGCCAGACGGTTTGTTTTCGAATTTGAGTACACTTTGTTTCGGATTAAAGGTCCATATCAAAGTGCGCtcaaaaatgaaaacaaagaCATTGAGGGTTTGTTCTGATTTCTTGAACTAAACAAATCTTAATGAAAAATAAGTTGCTGATTTTTGGAAATGACTTATGCAGAATGGAAGTCAGAAGTTATCCAAGTATGCAATTGCAATATTTGCTTGTGTGTGGTTCAGTGCTGCTGTTTGTTTTTTAATAGCATTACCTAGCCAATCTTGGCTTTGGCTTATCTCCATCTTCAAGTAAGTTTCTTTCTTATCACTCAATTTTTTAATCCTATTATACATATTAGTCAAACCTTACAAATATGCTGTGTTGTGTAAATTGAATTTCATAACTTTGTAGCATCACTTAAATTTTGATACATTTGCTAATATTATTGTGGCTTTTTTCTAATAACATGTGGAAATCAATTATATTGCAGCTCAATTCAAGTGTGTATGACCCTCATCAAATATTTTCCTCAGGTTTTAATGCCTTACTCTATATATTGCTTTATATCATCATCTTCATTTTTTACTATAAATATCTTCTTCACAATTTCATATTTGTTTAGTTGATAATAGACCCATGTATTTATTTATTGGGTTttcacaaacaaacaaaaaatacATTATTGATATAGTAGTTATTATATGCTAAGATTAATCAAACTGAAATGATGTTATATATTTTTTCGAAAGTGACACGTGTTTGATATTTGATACACTTTTAATATGAGAGATTGAGTATAGATGGATTCTAATATTTTACTGTCTcttaaaatatatttttttaaatgaaaaaggaAAATTATATATTTATTTGATTACTTACCCCTATGAATGATTTGTTGCTTAGTTCTAGAAATTTTTGTTATGAAATGTAGGCATTGATGAACTTCATGAGAAAGAGCACAGATGGGTTTAGCATTGGCAGTATTCTCCTTGATTTTTCAGGAGGTGTTTTTAATTATTCACAAATGGTTGTACAATCTATAGATCAAGGTTTGTGATTTTAATTACTAATAAAATTAATCAAATTATTATTTGATCATTACTAATTATGACTTATGAACTTCAACTTTTTCTATATATTTAGATTCATGGGTGAATTTCTATGGAAACATTGGTAAAGTAATGATATCCTTGGTATGTAATCTTCTTTACCTCAGCATTttaacattattattattattattattattattattattattattattattattattattattattattattattattattattattattattattattattagattaAAAGAATAATAATTATGTTTTATAATCACTATTGCAGGTAACTATATTCTATGATTCAATTTTAATGTGTCAACATTATGTACTATATCCTCACAAGAAAGTGCTTATTACTTctgaaaattctgaagaaatCAAGAAACCATTGATTAGTTCAAGTCCATTAGATGAGCAAATTCATGATTCTGTATGAATCTTATCATTCTCTAGAGAAGTTGGTGGTTCTTTGAATATATATTGTACAAAACCAAAATCAAATAAATTTATGTATCATATCTATAAATGCTTGTTTTATAAATGCTAgtcttttttttttataattaaagACAAATATATATTATGTCATgtaaaatatattaaaatataGAGAATAAAGAACAAAAAATTAAGGAATTAGGCGAAAATCTAAAGTAAACAATTTATTAAGAAATCTATTAGAAAAATTTAATGGGATAATTCTTgagaaaagaaaaaagagagaACAAAATAGATAATAAAAAAGATATGATCTATTTAGGTCAAGTAAATAAGAGACACTAGAAAGAATAGAATTCCACCAAACAAAACCACTATGTTAAAGACCAAGTGCAACGACTATTTTCTTCAAAAATATGGTAAATAGTTAAGCACATATTATTAGATAGTTTAACATAATTCAGTCACATGCTCCTTAATCTCCCGAGAATTGTTAGGAGTTGTAATTCGATGATATGTCAAAAGTTAGAATCCAACTATGTTAAAGTAGTTAGTCAAAGGTGTAGAAGTTAGCTCTATTCGACAGAGTCGAATATATTATATAGTTGTTATGTCAAAACGTAATTTGTAAATTTGTATTTGGATCGATTTGTGTAATTTTGGGTCTGGTCTTTAGTTGCCTATATAAAGGCATTGCATGGTGTAAATCCTAACAACTTCACTCAATAATATTTTCTCTTTTATAATCCAGtttctctcttttctctcttcTTATTCACTCATCCTTCTTGAAAATCATTTTGTTATAACAAATTAGTATCAAAGAGTCCATGTTGTGATTCAGAGATAATCTATAATGGAAGacgaaacaacaacaacaaagtAATTTCCAGCGAATCTACTGGGTTTCAAAGGTGAGGACTATGAATGGTGGATTGCGTAGATGAATGTCATCTTCAGATTTCAAGATGTGTCTGAAATCGTGAATGATGGAGTAACGACATTGGAAGCGTATACAGATGATGTTCAGAAAGCTGCACACAAGGATCAAAGGAAGAAATATGGAAAAGGTCAGTTCTTGATTCACTAGTGAGTGAATCCTAACGTGTTCGAGAAGATAATTGGAGAAGAAACGACCAAAGGAGTGTGGGACAAGTGGAAGAACTTGTACGGTGGAGATTAAAAACTAAAAAATGGTGAAGTTGCATACATTGAGAAAACAATTCGAGATGACTCAGATGAAGGAAGATGAATCAGCCTCGGAATACCTTTCACGTGTGGTGTTGCTGAAAAACCAGATGAAGGCGTGTGATGAATCTATCAATGATTTGCAAAAGATTTATAAAGTGTTGAGATCTCTGAGTTTAAATTTCGATTATATTATAGTATCAATTGAAGAATCCAGGAACCTAGCTGAGATGAAGTTAGAAGAACTTTAAGCTTCATTAGAGGCTCATGGGATGAGGCTGAAGCAGAGGAACTCAGAAAGGGAGAAGGTGGATGAACATGCACTACAAGCAAGATTCATCAAGAAATATGGGAAAGTGAAGGCAAAGTATGGAAATAATCTTGCTAATGATGAGAAGTCAAGCAAGAACTCAAGAAATCATTATGATTCAATCAAGAAAGGCACGGGCAACAAGTATTATGGGAAGATAGTTGACATGAAGGCGTTGCAGTGTTATAACTATCAAGGATTTGGCCACTATGCTTGAGACTATCGAAGAAATGGAAGCACGAGCGAAAGATAATGATGAAGTGCAGTATGCACATGCTGAAGATAATGAGTCTAATGATGTGTTACTCATGGCCAACACTCAGTCGAACATTGCGCAAACTAACATGTCGTACCTGGATTCAGGATGCAGTAACCACACGATTGGTAATAAAAACTAGTTCACCAAGCCAAATGGATCAGTTGAGAAAGTGATAAAGTTTGTAGATGGAAGGCACGTCACATCGGGTGGAAAATGGATATCTCTGTTGTCATAAAGGATGGTCAAAAAGCTAGTATCACTGATGTGTTATATGTATCTCCGATGATAAGTAACTTGATAAGTGTAGGCCAATTACTTGCAAAAGGGTACAACATGAAGCTAGAAAAGAATAGGTGAAGGTGTATCATGGTGATGGAAGCTTGATTCTGAAGGCACTATTGGCAGACAATAGGAACTTCAAAGTAAATATCAACCTGGTCGATCACAACTGTCTTGCTTCGGCTACAGAAGAAGACAAGAACTGGCTATGGAATCACATGCATGGACATCTAAACTTCAGAAGTTTAGGTATACTCAACCAGAAAAAGATGGTGTGTGGCTTATCTCAGATGAAGGAACCAATCAGGTATGTGAGGAATGGTGCAAAGCAAAGCAGACTATGAGAGCATTGAAACATTACCTGCCCATGAGGTCCAGGGAAAAGCTGGAGTTAGTTCACTCTGATGTATGTGGATCATTTAAAGTAAAGTCGAATGGAGGTAACTGATATTTCCTAACCTTCATAGATGAATtctccatatatatatatatatatatatatatatatatatatatatatatatatatatatatatatatatatatatatatatgtatatatatatatgtatatatatatatatatatatatatatatatatatatatatatatatatatatatatatatatatatatatatatatatatatatatatatatatatatatgtatatatatatatatatatatgtatatatatatatatatatatatatatatatatatatatatgtatatatatatatatatgtatatatatatatatatatatatatatatatatatatatatatatatatatatatatatatatatatatatatatatatatatatatatatatatatatatatatatatatatatataggtaTTCACAAAGTTCAAGAAGTTCAAATTACATATCGAGAAGCAAAATGTATGCAAGTTGAAGAAACTGGTAACTGATAGTGGTggtgaatattattaaaacaaGATTTGTTTATGCCCTTaaaagattttgatgataacaaagtatttaaaaAACAATATGGTTTACTAACATTTTGTTTAAGTGTGTAGGATCACAAGCATAGAACTAATCCCGATTGTTAGCATATGTGAAGAAACAATGTTTGCCTAATTCTGATTGATCATAATTTAAAGTGATTCAACAGCATCTGAAGGCATCAGACTCTGAAGGTTCAGAATCTGGTCTCAAGACTCAACTTCTGATGACATCTCGAATTCTAAAATGATGAAATGCATATGTTTTCTACATTGTACCAAAAGTAGTCTTATCTTATAAAAGGCCCAAATTTCTAAATAAAGTCAACTAGGATTTTCATTTTGCAAGACTCAAGAAATAGAGATGTGACATCTTCAATCTGCTCTACCTCTTGGTAGATACCTAGTAATTCAAAAGATATTGAAAGCAATGTTATTATTCAATGAACAAAGCTTCAAACCAGATGCTAGTCTCCAACATTTCTCTTGGTATACTTCTTCACTAAGTTTGCTCATTATGTTCAAACCCTCCAACAACTTTTTTTAGTATATATAAAAGGAAGCTAAAGACTTAAAGGAAGGTTACAACACTACAACACATTTGAAAGATCTTGAGCATAACTAAAAGATATTATTTCTTGTAAATGTTATTGCCTAAAGATCTTAAGATTTATTATCTTAGActatcttagaaatcttaagagATTGTAAAACCTTTGTGATTGTTTCACAACTATTATACTTCTAATTGTGTATCAAGTATAGTAGTTATCTTTTCTACTAAATTTTTGTTTAAAGTAGAGGAAGTCTCTTGCATGCGTGCTTAAGTAAGGAAGTatctttctaggttgattgatcaaGGAAGACTCTTGTCTAAGGACTTGATCAAGGAAGTCTCTTTTTAGGTTGATTGAGCAAGGGAGTCTCTTGTCCGGGGACTAGAGCAAGGAAGTCTCTTCCTAGGTTgattgagcaaggaagtctcttaTTTGAGGACTTAAGAGGAAGTCTCTTTCTAGGgtgattgagcattgaagtctcttgcaagtgtgcttgagcaatttgtaacttgtttgattatagtgaaaaAGTTCTTTTGGGGGAAAGGGGACTGGACCACTCTCAATTGAGGAGAGGAACCAAGATAATCTTTGTGTGTTGCTTGCATTTACTTCTGAACGTTATATTTTCGCTGGTGTGTTTAACTCGGATATCAAAGTCTAAACATTATTCAGAATCTGATCTTACTGGTTCAGAAGAAAAAAGATTTTTAAGTATacacaattcaccccccccccccttcttgtgtatttttcACCTTTAGTTGCCATCAGAGCACGACTTGTACTATACACTTAACTGTGGTACATAAAAGATCTTGAGAAAAATACTCTTTTAGATTCTTAGGAGTCTTCTTGTTAGATTCAGACCCAAAGTGACTGTTATTCAAGAAGCTAAAGACTTAAACTTTTTAAGTCTTGAAGGTATTATTAACAATCTCCAAATTTATGAATTGGAGCTAAATGGAGATGAGCCTTAAAAGCAGGTTAAAAATGTGGCCTTAAAGTTTGTAAGGGGGTCTGAGAAATCCTCTCAAAAGCTCAAAGAAGCCATTCATGTTGAAGCTTATGATGAAGATTTTGATGACGATGAACTAGCATTTATCATCAAAAGATTTAAATATTTGGGCAGAAAGAAGAACAAATTCTCTGGTAAGAGAGATAACTTCAAAGGGTCAAGTTCTGGAAGTAAAGATCAGGATGGTTGTTACAAATGTAAGAATCCTAGACATCTCATTGATGAATGTCATAATCTTCAAAAGGACAAAAGCAAAAATGAGAACTTCCAGAAGAACAAATTCAGAAGCAAGTTCAAGAAAATCCTAATGGCAACATGGGAAGAACTTGACAATGAAGGATAAGATGAAGAAGTCAATCTTACTTTGATATCCTCAACCTTCTCAAACTCATAATCTAAAGTTGATTCTGACTCTGAGTCAGAAgacacaaaacatgtattttCTAATCTCTCCAAATTTGATTTAAGCACTTTGTGTCATGACTTTATGGAAAGATGCCAGCAGAAAGCTAGACATATAAAAACATTGAAGAAGCAATGTGATCTTTTAAAAGATGAACTAAAATCTTCTATAAAAAATTGAAATTCTTGAAAAAGAACAAATTGCTTCAATGAAAAATATTTCTAACAAATCTCTGGACAAAAATGAATGAGCTCATCAAGATTTCACTATATCTGGTTATGATAGAACCAAACTTGCCTCTATAATTTATGGAGTAAGTAAGAGAAAATAGGAAGGACTTGGTTATCATCAGAAACCTTACAATCCAAGGTTTAATATCTCGATGAAACCACCAGGTTCTTCTTCTTCAATCACTTCTCAAAAGGGGTTGAATGCTTACTTTTTGCCTGTTGTTGAAAATGGTAAAATTCTGAACCAATCAGAACCTGTGATAAATAACTCACAAATTCTAAAAGATTAAGAACCTAAAGTTGTTATATTTAAAGTTCCTAAAGGTTCAGAAGTCAATGTTAAGATTATTCCTAGCAAAACTATCTGGAAGGAGTCTAAACCTTACCATAAATCTAAGACACAAAGCAAGAAGAAGCCTAAACTAACCTCAAAGAACCCATAAAAGTATGGGTACCAAAAAATGAGATTGTTTTTCTGCTGATATGGTCAAAGGAAAGAACAAAGCAACAACTTCTCCAAGACAATGGTTGATTACAACCTTCAACAAGAAGAAGGATTACATCCCAAATCCTAACTCTCAAGGAGGAAGGAGATGTGGAATCTATAAGAAACTAGTAATTCAAGCTTACTGGTACTGGGAAGATTAAAGTCTCCTACTGAGGACTGGTGCTTCAGATTCTTAGTTATGACTCTGAAGTTCATCCAGTTAATTTGAGAAGTCTGAAAAGACTTCTGATGGTTTAGATAAGAGCATTATTGGAAATATAGTATTCCTCTTTAACAATCTCAATAACTGTTACTGCAAGAGAAAGCTTGGTAAAAGATCTCCTTATATGTCAGAATCTGATGATGTTCAGAAGCTACTTTGATCAGAAGCTCCCTATCAAGTTATGATGAACAAATAGCTTCTGAAGTATCACAACATCTGATACCATGAATTAGAGTAACCTCCTCTGTTTGGTGAAAAATGGTTGCTTTGCAATAACTACCTATGACACCTGTCCCGCTATGTGTCATTAATGTGGAACGACTCCTGACACGTGGAGTGAATCTGTTGGGTAAATATATCCTCTTTTTTGGTTATGTTGTAattagtttttttcttttgtCACTCACTGCACTTATGTGCATTTGTGTTTAAAACTTCTTTTGCACTAAAAAACACTTCATTTATATCAGAATCACACACCTCATTACTTCACTACCTACACTTTTACTTTCTCTAACTTTCTTTGAAAACCCTTTTTTTCAAAAAGAAACCCTAGAGACCCTAAAACTTTGTTCTTCAGTGGCATCGTCTTCAAAAGCTCAAAATGCACACATGATCGTCAACTTTGGCAAAAGTATGACAATCAAGCCTAAGCCCATGAATTTGAACCAAGATGATCTAAAGCTTATGGTGGAACAAATTGTCGACTTTGACTCATTCAGTCAAAATGGGTATAATCTTTGGATATTTTTCAGAGTCCAAGAGTGGTATTCATTCTTTGATATGTTGAATGGTCCAACCTATCCTAATTTTGTGAAATATTTCTGGGTTAGGGCAAAAGTTTTTGATGAATTTGCTGCATGTGAAGAACTGAAACTTCTGGTTGATAAGGACAACTCTTTGAAAGGGAAGACAAGGAAATAAGTAGGATTGAAGAAGTTTAAAGAGGTTAAAATTAGATATGTTGTAATAGGCATTGATGTGGTCATCACTCAGAAAACAATTGCTAAACTTTTGAGTTCTCCAAACTCTGGTATTTGGGCATATAGGTGGGTTTAAAATGTTGTTGGGCTTGATAATGTTGTGGGGTTGgttgttgggcgtatgatgacgaagctcATTAGGATGGGTCGATCAAATACCACGGGTCAGACACAAATTTTGTTGTTGTAGCCGACCTATACCAATTCATATAATTTCGATTTAGTCTAGCATCATGCATGAAAGGTTCATTTATGGTTTGTTGATGCGTTGTTTCCATTGATGACACGCCTCCCTAGAGAATTCTTTCCGATCAGAATAATTCCACTAAGCATCGAATCTTAGTTGATACCACTGTCCCAAACACGTCGGGGGTCTGGAATTTGTTACTGCATGCCAAACTGCAGTTTGACAtggtcactctggtgcatctccataATAGTGAACCTAATGATTGTTATTTTTGTAGTCCAAACTGTAGCATCCTCGGGGTTAATCTCATGGTCGAGACCTAGATACGGCCTCTAGATAAACTGTAGAGAAAAAATATATTATTAGAAGATTTGTAAATTGGTAGTATTAGAACTAAATTAACGAGACGATTAGTTGTTTAGTTGTAATACATCATCTGGTCCAAGGTGATCTATAAGATTTCGATAGACCTTTATAGCATGTTTGAGACATTTGTTGTAGTTTGTCCCTAGAACGGATCACCTAAACCGAAAAGAgtaaaaataaattatttacaATTATTTGTAGTATAAAGTAAGTAAGTGGAAATAGTGAGATAAACTTACTTTGTCGTGTAGGGGAATGTGAAGTTGTTCTCATTGACGTGGGCGAGTGACGATATTTTcgaccaaccccatgcttggagcaaaaaAGTGAA from Lathyrus oleraceus cultivar Zhongwan6 chromosome 1, CAAS_Psat_ZW6_1.0, whole genome shotgun sequence includes:
- the LOC127115555 gene encoding cystinosin homolog — its product is MVPWNSFPLEIIYQLFGWLAFLSWSLAGYPQLISNFRRKSVVGLSLDYTILNFTKHWSYLIYNASLFFSPVIQKQYFEKYGYRQMISVAANDVAFSTHSVMINLIVLCQFAIYGNGSQKLSKYAIAIFACVWFSAAVCFLIALPSQSWLWLISIFNSIQVCMTLIKYFPQALMNFMRKSTDGFSIGSILLDFSGGVFNYSQMVVQSIDQDSWVNFYGNIGKVMISLVTIFYDSILMCQHYVLYPHKKVLITSENSEEIKKPLISSSPLDEQIHDSV